From the genome of Thermoleophilia bacterium:
CCGCTGCGCTGACGTGAAACTCGAGGTGGTGGCCGACGACGAGTTCGACCTCGGTCGCCGCGCGATCCTCAATCTGGGCCATACGGTGGGGCATGCCATCGAAGCGGCGGCCGGGTACGACCTGTACCACCACGGGGAAGCTATCTCTCTGGGTCTTCTCGCGGCACTTCGCATCAGCGAGCGTGTGCTGGGCCTCGATCCGGTGTGGCGCGAGCGGACGGCGGAGATCCTGGCCCGCCACGGCCTGCCCATCCATCTCGATCCGTCCGTGGGGGTCGCCGAGGTCATCGAGATCATGTCGCGTGACAAGAAGGCCGATGGACGTGCGCTGAACATGGTGTTGCTTCGCGCGCCCGGCGACGTCCTCTCCCACCAAAACCCCGATCCCGCCATCATCCGCGCGGCTGTGGAGGACCTGTCGTCGTGATTCGCATCGCATTGATCCACGGACCCAATTTGAACATGCTCGGCCGTCGGCCGTCGACCCACTACGGCACCCTGACCTTGCCCGAACTCGAGGCGCAGGTGCGGGCCTGGGGTGACGAGCGTGGTATGCAGGTGGGCACGTTCCAGACGAACTTCGAAGGTGCGTTCCTCGAGCACGTGCACGGACTCGCCGGGGCGGTGGACGGCGCCATCGTCAACCCCGGGGCGTGGACGCACTATCAGTGGTCCATCCGCGACGCGCTCGAGATAATGGGTGCGCCATTCGTGGAGGTG
Proteins encoded in this window:
- a CDS encoding 3-dehydroquinate dehydratase; amino-acid sequence: MLGRRPSTHYGTLTLPELEAQVRAWGDERGMQVGTFQTNFEGAFLEHVHGLAGAVDGAIVNPGAWTHYQWSIRDALEIMGAPFVEVHLSDVEAREDHRKVSVVRDIALAAVWGKGPDGYREALDILKADLTG